A region of Natribaculum luteum DNA encodes the following proteins:
- a CDS encoding metalloprotease → MSYRTQSPFSFTEKELFDLALAWVTLSVAFALLLSPIHLGMASVGSFLTMIALSFVTVGVGFLAHELAHKVVAIHFGQVAEFRADYQMLFLAIMSALIGFLFAAPGAVYHRGRLTYRQNGLIALAGPLTNHALAALFFPLFFLPGILGQVGQMGVWINLFLAAFNMVPFGPLDGRSVLEWNKAVFAAVFVPSVVLAGYVILFVGI, encoded by the coding sequence GTGAGCTACCGAACCCAGTCGCCGTTCTCGTTCACCGAGAAGGAACTGTTCGACCTCGCGCTCGCGTGGGTGACGCTGAGCGTCGCGTTCGCCCTGCTGTTGAGTCCGATCCACCTCGGCATGGCCTCGGTCGGGAGCTTCCTCACGATGATCGCGCTCAGCTTCGTCACCGTCGGCGTCGGCTTCCTGGCGCACGAACTCGCCCACAAGGTCGTCGCGATCCACTTCGGCCAGGTCGCCGAGTTTCGCGCCGACTACCAGATGCTCTTTCTGGCGATCATGAGCGCGCTCATCGGCTTTCTGTTCGCCGCGCCCGGTGCCGTCTACCACCGCGGACGGCTCACCTACCGCCAGAACGGGCTGATCGCACTCGCCGGGCCGCTGACCAACCACGCGCTCGCGGCGCTTTTCTTCCCGCTTTTCTTCCTGCCCGGCATCCTCGGCCAGGTCGGCCAGATGGGCGTCTGGATCAACCTCTTTCTCGCCGCGTTCAACATGGTCCCGTTCGGCCCGCTGGACGGGCGATCGGTGCTCGAGTGGAACAAAGCAGTCTTCGCCGCCGTCTTCGTCCCGAGCGTCGTTCTGGCGGGGTACGTGATCCTGTTCGTCGGGATCTGA
- a CDS encoding TraB/GumN family protein, with protein MSDAGDASVPEPPDPPERERGDVHVLGTAHVSQASVDEVNETVDRERPDVVAVELDEGRYRQMQGGTPEDVEAHDLLSGNTVFQFLAYWMLSYVQSRLGEQFDIEPGADMKAAIDAAERNGLGVALVDRDIQVTMQRFWARISLLEKLKMVGGLALGITDSRTLGFSFGAGFGIFGGLVFAAFLAPLVGFGDVFALGISDPTTLQYVGAAGIGLLVGLAAGMLFLPSLEDAGRYAGGLVNGFSIRVFSGAVLGIVGALVLVTTGTFVGPFDAGTFESAGYLTIRGTVGVLAGLGFGVAVGGVLGIVFDAVTDDVEDLDEIDIEEMTDGDVVSAMMEEFRRFSPRGANALIDERDAYIAHKLHALREQGYDVVAVVGAGHKAGIDRYLENPDTLPPLESITGTDSGRRFSPLKISGYLVMLGFVAFFFLLLMAGVQNTFLLQVFLAWFLFNGIFSFTLARLAGARWTSAGVGGAVAWLTSINPLLAPGWFAGYMELRHRPVNVGDIQALNRIVDDTEQSLGEALEAMFDVPLFRLIMIVALTNVGSMIATFLFPIVVLPWLAPEIGGIDALMGELLRGARNSLELLREVFL; from the coding sequence ATGAGTGACGCAGGCGACGCGAGCGTTCCGGAGCCACCCGATCCACCGGAGCGCGAACGAGGTGACGTCCACGTTCTCGGCACGGCACACGTCTCACAGGCCAGCGTCGACGAGGTCAACGAGACGGTCGACCGCGAACGGCCGGACGTCGTCGCCGTCGAACTCGACGAAGGCCGGTACCGCCAGATGCAAGGCGGGACGCCGGAGGACGTCGAGGCCCACGATCTGCTGAGCGGCAACACCGTCTTTCAGTTTCTCGCCTACTGGATGCTGTCGTACGTCCAGTCGCGACTGGGCGAGCAGTTCGACATCGAACCGGGCGCGGACATGAAAGCGGCCATCGACGCCGCGGAGCGAAACGGACTGGGCGTCGCCCTCGTCGACCGGGACATCCAGGTGACGATGCAACGCTTCTGGGCACGCATCTCCCTCCTCGAGAAACTGAAGATGGTCGGCGGCCTCGCACTCGGAATCACCGACTCGCGGACGCTCGGCTTCTCGTTCGGTGCAGGGTTCGGAATCTTCGGTGGACTCGTTTTCGCGGCGTTTCTCGCACCGCTGGTCGGCTTCGGCGACGTGTTCGCGCTCGGCATCTCCGATCCGACGACGCTGCAGTACGTCGGTGCCGCTGGCATCGGCCTCCTCGTCGGCCTCGCCGCCGGCATGCTCTTCTTGCCGTCGCTCGAGGACGCAGGACGGTACGCGGGCGGCCTCGTCAACGGCTTTTCGATACGAGTCTTCTCCGGGGCCGTCCTCGGCATCGTCGGCGCGCTCGTGCTCGTGACGACGGGGACGTTCGTCGGCCCGTTCGACGCCGGAACGTTCGAGAGTGCGGGCTATCTGACGATTCGGGGTACCGTCGGCGTGCTCGCCGGCCTCGGATTCGGCGTCGCCGTCGGCGGTGTCCTCGGAATCGTCTTCGATGCGGTCACCGACGACGTCGAGGACCTCGACGAGATCGACATCGAGGAGATGACCGACGGCGACGTCGTCTCGGCGATGATGGAGGAGTTCCGCCGCTTCAGTCCCCGCGGAGCGAACGCCCTGATCGACGAGCGCGACGCCTACATCGCCCACAAACTCCACGCGCTCCGCGAGCAAGGCTACGACGTCGTCGCCGTCGTCGGTGCCGGCCACAAGGCGGGGATCGACCGCTACCTCGAGAACCCCGACACGCTCCCGCCGCTCGAGTCGATCACCGGAACCGACTCGGGACGGCGGTTCTCGCCGCTGAAGATCTCGGGCTACCTCGTCATGCTCGGGTTCGTCGCCTTCTTTTTCCTGTTGCTCATGGCCGGCGTCCAGAACACGTTCTTGCTCCAGGTGTTTCTCGCGTGGTTCCTGTTCAACGGCATCTTCTCGTTTACGCTCGCCCGGCTGGCGGGCGCACGGTGGACGAGCGCAGGCGTCGGCGGCGCGGTCGCGTGGCTGACCAGCATCAACCCCCTGCTCGCGCCGGGCTGGTTCGCCGGCTACATGGAACTTCGACACCGCCCGGTCAACGTCGGCGACATCCAGGCGCTCAACCGGATCGTCGACGACACCGAGCAATCCCTCGGCGAAGCGCTCGAGGCGATGTTCGACGTGCCCCTCTTTCGGTTGATCATGATCGTCGCGCTGACGAACGTCGGGAGTATGATCGCGACGTTCCTGTTCCCGATCGTCGTCCTCCCGTGGCTCGCCCCGGAGATCGGCGGGATCGACGCGCTGATGGGTGAACTCCTCCGCGGTGCCAGAAACAGCCTCGAGTTGCTGCGGGAGGTGTTCCTGTGA